A region of the candidate division WOR-3 bacterium genome:
TTTCATTTTTTGCAAGATATGTAACTATTTCTTCATGAGTTGGAGATAGGGCAAATTCTGAACCTTTTCTATCTTTTAATCTGAAAATATCATCACCAAAAGATTCCCATCTTCCTGATTCTTCCCATATAGATTTAGGTGATAAAGCAGGCATTAGCATTTCCTGGGCTCCGATACTATTCATTTCTTCTCTTACAATATTTTCAATTTTTTTTATACTTTTAAAACCTAAAGGCAAGAAAACAAAAACTCCTGCAGCAAGTTTTCTTACATATCCTGCCCTCAATAAAAGGGCATAAGCAGGATTATCTGCTTCTCTTGGTACTTCCCTTAGAGTAGGAATAAAAGATCTTTCAAATTTCATACTGTAATTATAAGAAATTATTTTTTAAAAAGTGAAACATAAAAATTTCCTATTTTTTCCCAGTCGTAATTCTGTGCTAAGTTTATTCCCTCCCTTATAAATTTTTCTCTTAAATTTTCATCTTCAATTATTGTTATAATAGCTTTTTTAAGAGACTCAACATCTCCTGGTGGAACAATTAACCCATTTACACCATTTTCTATTACATCTCTTATTCCACCTACATCACTTGCTATAACAGGAACACCTGCACCCATTGCTTCTAATATAACTGTTGGAAGTCCTTCTGTATCACCTTCCTCTGTAATAATTGAGGGAACTACAAGAAGATCAGATTCATTTAAAATTTTCGGAATTCTCTCCCTTTCAACCCAGCCTAAGAAATTTACATAATTTTCTAAATTTAGTTCTTTTACCAATTTTTTTAACTCTATTTCTAAGGGACCTGTTCCTCCAAGATTTAGTATTACATCTTTATAAATATTTATTACTTTTTGTAATGCATAAAGGAGATATTTAATTCCCTTTTTTTCAACAAATCTTCCTAAAAAAAGAATTTTGAATTTTTCTTTTTTAATTTTTTTATCTTTAACAAAAGAAATTTTCATACCCATGGGTTTTACAAAAATTTTTTCTTTTTCTGAAGGACTCTTTTTATTTAAAATTTTTAAAATTTTTTCTTTTAATATGTTACTTACACAAATTATATAATCAGAGTTATTGTAAATAAATTCTGTTAAAATTTTTCTAAAAGGGAGTTTTTCTATTGTATAAACATCAATGGCATGTGCAGTTGTTATATGCTTAATTTTAAGAAACTTTTTGAAAAAAGAACCTATTAAACCACTCGGAATTATCCAATGAGAATGAATGATATTTATTTTTAATTTTTTTATTAATCTGTAGGTAAAATAAAAGTAGGAGATAAAAAAAAAGGGAACCTGCAATTTTGCAAGAAAGCTTTTTTTGATATTTCTCATAATTCCACCCTCATAACATAATTTCTGTAAATTTAAAGGGAAAAAATAAGGAAATCTATAAACTTTCACACCATCTAACTCTTCAAAAAACTTTGAATTTTTATGATGAGGTGCTAAAACTATAACTTCAAATCCTTTATTTTTTATTTCTTTTGATAATTCAAGTACAAATGAAGGTGTAGTATCATTTTTGTACCTTGGAAAAGTTGTTGTTAAAACAAGAACTTTCATTAATTTAATTATTAAATTTCTTCAGTTTCCTCCTTTTTTTCTCTATCAAAATAATAAATTTTTTCTTTATTTAAAGAAGGTCCCCTCCTTCTAAGGATTGCAGGTTCTTCATCATTTCCATTTTCATCAAATTTTGTGAAATTCAAGTCCTTAAAAGGATGAAAATTAGGTTCTCTTTTTTCTGAAGTATCTGAAATTCCCGAAGCAATTAATGTAATTTCTATCTTACCCTCCATTTCCTCACTGTAGTCAAGACCTGTTATGATTTCTGTGTTCTCTGAATCTACTTCATTCATTACAAAGTCCATAACTTCATTAATTTCTCTTATGGTTAAATCGTTTCCTCCAACTATATTTAAAAGAACTCCCTTTGCGTGTTTAACTCCTTCTGTATCAATGAGAGGAGAAAAGATTGCCTCTCTTGCAGCATTTTTAGCTCTGTTTTCTCCTTCAGCAATCCCAATTCCCATGACAGCTTTACCTCCATATTTTAAAACAGTTTTTATATCAGCAAAGTCAACATTTACATACTGGGGTTTCTGAATAACATTAACTATTCCTTTAACAGCTTGAAAAAGGACTTCGTCAACCTTTTTAAAGGCTTCTTTCAAAGGCAGGTTTTCGTTTCCATTTTTTAATAATCTCTCATTTGGGATTACAATATAGGAATTAACATAATTTTTAAGTTCATTTAAAGCTTGTAGAGCTTTTCTTTGTCTTAATGGTCCTTCCATCAAAAAGGGTAGAGTAACAACCGCCGTAGTGAGAACATTGAGTTCTTCTTTACAGAGTTTAGCTATTACAGGGATTCCTCCGCTACCTGTTCCTCCTCCAAGACCTGCTGCAAGGAATATCATATCTGCATCCTTAAGTATGTTTCTGATTTCTTCAATGGATTCTTCTGCTGCTTTTTTTCCTATCTCAGGATCACCACCAGCTCCTTGTCCTTTGGTTATATTTTTTCCCAGTTGAATTTTTATATTTACAGGTATTCTATTTAAAGCCTGGACATCTGTATTTGCAACTATAAGTTCCACATTTTCAACTCCTTTTTCTGTCATATATCTCACAGCATTGGATCCACCGCCACCTATACCTAAAACTTTTATTCTTATTGGCTTTATTGAGCTTTCATTTAATTTTATCATTCCGTGCTCCTTTTTTTTAAAAGGGATTAGAACCCTTATCAAAAGTTTTCAAAAAAGTACTTTATATTCCTGAAAATTTGTGAAATTGAAAATCCCTTTTTTATTTTTCTTGAAAGCGAACTATAACCAGATGTTCTTAAAATGTAGCCAATTTTCAAGGCACCGAGAGCTGCTGTATATGAAGGGTCCGTTATTATATCAGTTGAAAGTCCTCTAAAATTTTTTGGTTTACCAACAATGCAGGGAACATTGAAAAAATTCTCTGCAACTTCAGTTATCCCTTTTAATTTTGCAATTCCACCTACAAGCACAATTCCTGCTGGTAATTTTTCTATTTCAATTACTTTTTCAACATACCATTTTACCCTTTCAAATATTTCTTCAATTCTTGCAAATATTGTTTCTTTAACAAATGAAATCTTAATTTTCTTGGAAGGTCTTTCTCCAATTCCTTCAACTTCTATTTCCATGTTATTATCTTTTTCCTCATATACGTTACTGAAAAGTTCAAGTAATTCTTTTGCCTTTTTACTTGTTATTCGTAAAATTTTTATAAGGTCATTGATAATGTATTTACCACCTATTGGAAAAGAGTCAGCATAAATTAAAGAACCCTTATTCCATACTGCAATATCCACAGTTCCCATTCCAATATCCATCAAAAAGACACCTTGATTTATTTCCTCTTCTTCAAGAACAGCATAGGAAGAAGCAATTGGTGAAAAAACAAAATTTTCTATTTCAAAATTTGATTTCCATGCCACCTTTCTTAATGTATCAAGTATATTTTTCTTTGCTTTTAAAATAAATGTTTCTACCTCAAGTTTTGTTCCCATCATTCCTACTGGTTCTTTTATACCCTTCTGGTCATCAATAGTATATTCATTAGGATGAACATAAATAATTGATTTTTCCGAAGTATTTGATCTTTGAACTGCTGTATTTATTACCCTTATTCTATCACTTTCGTCAATTTCCCCATCAGGATCTTTGACAGGGACAAATCCCTTTACAATTTCACTTTCAATATAGCTTCCGTTTATAGTTAAAATTATTTTTGTTCTCTTTTTTGGAACATCACCTTTTAATCTAAAAGCCTGTTCAACTGCTTCTCTTAATGAGTTTGAAACTTTTTCAATATTCTGAATCACACCTGATTCAATTCCCCGAGAATCTATTTTGGGTGAATAACCCTCTATTTTTATACTTCCATTTTCAGGGATTCCAAATACAGAGATAACCTTTGAAGTCCCTAAATCAACACTAACAATTCTCTTTCCCTCCATTTATTTGCCTCCTTCTAAAAAAGATAAAATTTCAAGGTTTAAGGAATCTTTAAATTCCTTTAAATTTTTTAAATAATTGATTTTTTTATCAAATCTTCCAAGACCGAATCGAATGATTTTTTTATCTTTGGTATAAATTGTAAGGCTTGAAGGATCCACATACTCTATCTTTCTATAAAATGGAGGATCCATCTCTTTTATTTTTTTTAAAAGTTCTGAAGAAGGATAAAGGAAAGAGTTAAATTTAAGACTATCTGGTTCCATTTTTACATTTAAATTTAAAATTTGTGGTAATGAATCTATAATTTCTTTATCCTTCATCTTTAAAAGAAATCCAGTAGATGTTAAAAAGCTTTCTCTTCCATAACTTGCGATTATTTCTCCATAATAGTTTGGATTAACTTTATTTGCTTTTTTAAATCCAAATAAAAATAAAAGGAGAATGAAAAATTTCCTTTTACCTCTCATTTAAAATTTCCTCTGCATATATAAGTTCTCTTTTTAGTTTTATTCCAAATTTTTCGTAAACTTTTTCCTGCACAATTTTTATAATTTCCTTTATATCGGAAGATTTAGCATTGTTTACATTTATGATAAAGTTGGCATGTTTTCTTGAAACTTCAGCACCTCCAATTCTTAAACCCTTTAAACCTGCAAGCTCAATCAATTTTCCAGCAGGTTGCTCTTTTGATGGATTCTTGAAAACACATCCTGCTGAAGGATATTCAAGAGGTTGAGTTTCCCTCTTTTTATTTAAAATTGATATAATTTCTTCTTTTATTACTTTTTTATCTTTTTTTTCCAGTTTGAAATAGGCACTTATTATAATTCCCTTTGTATAACCTTTCCTGTAAGAAAATTCAATTTCTTCCCTTTTTAATTTTTTTAAGAATCCATTTTCATAAACAAATACTTCTTTTAAATATTGTGATATTTCTTTTCCCATGCTTCCCAAGTTCATATAAATTGCTCCTCCGACAGTAGCAGGTATTCCTGCGATAAATTCAAGTCCACCTAATCCCTTTTCCGATAGACTTTTGATCAGTTCTGAAAACTTAACCCCTGCATCAGCAATTACTCCGTCATCAGTGTATATAAATTCTTTTAAACTGGAAGTTGAAATAACAAGGACATCGAAAACACCGTCAGGTAGTAGAATATTTGAGCCTCCTCCAATAAAGAGAGTTTTTAATCCTCTTTTTTCAGCAAATTCAAGGGCATCAAAAATTTCATCTATATTGCGCGGTTCAGCATAAAAAGAAGCTGTTGAGCTAATCCTTAAAGTATTTTTGTTTTTTAAATTTATATTTCTTTTTATAAATTTTTTATTAGTTAATACTATCATATATCTCCTCCACGATTTTGTAAACATTGCCTGCACCAACAGAACATATAAGATCCCCTTCTTTCACTATATTTAAAATTTTTTCTTTCAGATTCTTTTCTCCATCATAAACAGAATTTGAATATTTTTTGAGTTCCCTAAGTATGAGTTTATGAGTTACTCCTTTTATTTTCTTTTCACCTGCAGTATAAATTGGTAAAACTATTACAATATCTGCAAGACTTAAACTTTCCGCAATTTCCTTCCATAATATTTTTGTTCTTGTGTATCTATGTGGTTGAAAGACTACAAGGATTCTTCCATTTTTCCAAAAGTTTTTTGCTGTCCTTAAAAATTCTTTTATTTCTGTTGGATGATGTGCATAATCGTCTATAAGACCAATTCCCTTTTTTATACCTTTAAATTCAAATCTCCTTTTTACACCTTTAAATTCCATTAAAGTTTTTTTTGTTATGTAAAAAGGAATTTTAAGTAAGTAGGAAACACCAATTGCTGCAAGAGAGTTCAAAATGTTGTGCATTCCAGGTATATTAAGCTCAAATTTTCCAATATTTTCTCCTTTTACTTTTACTTCAAATTCACTTCTCGTTTCCTTTAAATTTATGTTGTAAGCATAGATATCATTAAATTTTTTAAAACCATAACTTATTTTTTTTCTTTCTACTCCCTCTGCAATTTTTCTTAAGTTTTTGTCATCACCACAATAAACTATACCACCATAAAAGGGGACTTTTAACATAAATTCTTTAAAGGCTTCCTTTAAGGCTTTCATTGTTTTATAGGTATCAAGATGTTCCTTATCAATATTTGTTATCACTCCTATACTTGGAAAGAGATGAAGAAATGATCTGTCCGATTCATCTGCTTCTGTTACAAGAAATTGTCCCCATCCAAATATTCCACCTGTATCCATACCTCTTATTATTCCACCAACAATTGTTGTTGGTTCAAGACCTGCATTTTTAAGTAGATTAGAGATCATTGTTGTTGTAGTTGATTTTCCATGTGCTCCTGTTATACATATTGAGAATTTGATTTTTGTGAGTTCAGCAAGCATCTCTGCTCTTCTTATTACTGGAATTCCTCTTTTTTTAGCTTCTTTAATTTCAATATTATCCATAGAAATTGCACTGGAATAAACAACGAGATCCTGATCCTTTATATTTTCCTTACTGTGTTTGTAAAATACTTTTATTCCGAGAACTTCAAGTCTCTTTGTAGTTTCACTTTTTCTTATATCACTTCCTGTTATTTCAAAACCCATATGTTTTAAAATTTCAGCCATCCCTGACATCCCTGAGCCACCTATTCCAACGAAATGGATCTTTTTTATTCCTGTATAGACGAATAACATGACTTTATCTCCCTTTTTAAAATTTTTCTCCAGTCAGGTAATTCTTTAAAGTTTTCTTTTTCTTTAAAAATTTCATCTATTTCCTTTTTTAAAATAAAAGGATCCATTTTTTCTTCAATAAGGATTTTAAATGTTCCATATCTTTTAGCAAAAAGGGCATTGTAATACTGGTGATTATCTACAGCATAGGGGAATGGAATAAAAATTGCTTTCTTCTTTATTTTTAAAATTTCAAAAACTGCTCCAGCCCCTGATCTTGATACTACAACATCACAGGCAGAATAAAAGTTTTCCATGTCATTTCTAAAAGGAAAAAGATAAAAATTTTCTCTTTTTAATTTTTCTTTATATTCTTCGTAAAATTTACCAGCAAGAGTGAGTATAGTGTCCGCTGTGATTTCAGAATATTTGTAAGATAATTCAATAAGTTTTTTAGCACCTTGACTCCCTCCTAAAAAGAGTATGGTTCTTTTATCAAGGGGAATATTAAGTATCCTTCTTGCTTTTTCCCTTGGTATTAATTTTAAATTTCTAACGGGATTAGAAAGTAAAATACATTTTTTTCTTAAGAATTTTTCTGTTTCTTTAAAACTCACAAAAATTTTTTTAGAAAATTTACTGAAAATTTTTGTAACAACCCCGGGTATTGAATTCTGTTCAAAAACAAATATTTTTTTTCTCATAATAAGTGAAGGGATAAAAAAAGGAAAGGAAGCATAACTTCCGAAAATAAATATCATATGAGGGTTAATTTTCAAAGTGAACAAAAAACTCTGAAAAGTTCCCTTTAAAATCTTAAAAATGTTTAAAAAAATTTTTTTAAAGTTTTGACCTTTAAAAGGTGCTGAATCAAATTTAAAATCATAATTTATATTAAAATCTATATTATCCTTCAAGGAAACTAATAAATAAGTTTTGAAATTTAAACTTTCAAGGAATTTTTTTACTTCCAGTGCAGGAAAAATGTGACCACCGGTTCCACCTGTTATTATGAATACCTTGACCATAATAACTCTATTTTCTCCTCCTTTAAAATTTCTCTATTTGCAATGATATTGTAGCAGGAGCCAAATAAAAAAGAATAAGTTATTCCCGAAGAACCACCATAGGAAATAAGAGGAAGTGGTACACCTGTAACAGGAAGAATTCCAAGATTTACAGAAATATGAACAAAAACATTGAAAAATGTAAAAATAACAGTTCCGAGCACATAGGTTTTAAAAAATTCATCTTCTATTAAAAGAGCATTATCAATTAGACTTTTAATTAAAACCAAATAAATAAAAATTAAAATAGAGATACCCAAAAATCCTGTTTCCTCTGCAATTAGAGAAAATATAAAGTCCTTTGATAGATCTGGTAAAAATTTATATTTAATTTTTCCTTTGCCGATACCAACCCCAAAAATTCCCCCTCTTGATATTGCTATTTTTGCCTGTTTTACCTGGTATACTACTTCCCCGCTCCTATAACTTTTTATTCTACTCATCACATAACTTTTTTTTATAAATATAAGGGAAAAAAGTAATAAAGGTAATATAATAAATGCTATTAGAAAGTATTTGAATTTTATACCTTTGAGGAAAATAAGTGTTCCTGTTACAAATATTATAGAAACTATCATTGAAAAGTGAGGTATAAGGTAAAGAAAGATAAGGGCAAGTAAAAAATAAGTTAAAAAACCTGATACTCTTAGAGGATTTTTAGGCTCACTTAAAAAATTGGAAATCTGAAGTAAAAATCCAATTTTAAATATTTCTGAAGGTTGTATTGTGAAATCATAAAATGTAATCCATCTGTATGTATTTTTTATTGAGATATCCAAAATAATTGGAACTAATAGGAAAAATAAAAGTGACCAGCTTATTAAAAATCTTGTACTTTTGAGAAAAGATAAAGGAATAATAATTCCCATAAGAAAGGAAATCACATTTAAAATATTTCTTGAAAGAATTTTTAAAATTGTTTCAAGAAAAACTTTTTCACCCTTAAATATCCAGGAATAAAAATTAGAGGAGAAAAGAAAGATAAAGGATAAAAGAGATAGTATAAAAACCGATAAAATTAAATTTCTTTCACCCATCTTTTAAAATCCTCACCACGTTCTGCATAGTTTTTATACTGATCAAAACTTGATAGTCCCGGAGAGAAAAGAACAATGTCTCCTTTAACAGAACTTCTTTTTGCCTCATAAACCGCATCCTTTACAGTTTTGACTCTTTTTATCTCTTTTAAGCCACTTAAATTATTTTCAAGAAATTCACCAGCTTCTCCATAAAGAATTATTTTTTTAACCTTCTTTTTAACTTCCTCTTTTATTGTATCAAAGGAAATATTTTTATTTTTCCCGCCAAGTATAAGAATTATATTTTTGCTGTTAAAAGATTTTAAAGCATAAAGAACAGAATGGGGGTTTGTAGATTTTGAATCATTAATCCATAAAATATCATTTTCCTTTTTAACAATTTCAAGGCGATGAGGTAGTGGTTTTAATTTTTTTAAAATTAGAGCAATTTTTTCCTTATTTATACCCATAAGATAACTTACTAAAATGGAAAAAGCTAAATTATACTTATTTCCAGGACCTATGAAATTTTCAAACTCATCTTCTATTATTTCTCTTTTGTCAAAAAGATTAATCATAAATTTTCCTTGTGAGTAATAAATTCCATTTACTTTTTCTCTTAAAGATACATAAAGGATATTGATATTATTCTTTTTTATATCTTTTAAATTTTCATCCTCATAATTCAAAATTAGATAATCACCTTCTCCCATATTTTTGAAAATCTTTAATTTGGATTTTTTATATTCTTC
Encoded here:
- a CDS encoding glycosyltransferase family 4 protein produces the protein MKVLVLTTTFPRYKNDTTPSFVLELSKEIKNKGFEVIVLAPHHKNSKFFEELDGVKVYRFPYFFPLNLQKLCYEGGIMRNIKKSFLAKLQVPFFFISYFYFTYRLIKKLKINIIHSHWIIPSGLIGSFFKKFLKIKHITTAHAIDVYTIEKLPFRKILTEFIYNNSDYIICVSNILKEKILKILNKKSPSEKEKIFVKPMGMKISFVKDKKIKKEKFKILFLGRFVEKKGIKYLLYALQKVINIYKDVILNLGGTGPLEIELKKLVKELNLENYVNFLGWVERERIPKILNESDLLVVPSIITEEGDTEGLPTVILEAMGAGVPVIASDVGGIRDVIENGVNGLIVPPGDVESLKKAIITIIEDENLREKFIREGINLAQNYDWEKIGNFYVSLFKK
- the ftsA gene encoding cell division protein FtsA, producing MEGKRIVSVDLGTSKVISVFGIPENGSIKIEGYSPKIDSRGIESGVIQNIEKVSNSLREAVEQAFRLKGDVPKKRTKIILTINGSYIESEIVKGFVPVKDPDGEIDESDRIRVINTAVQRSNTSEKSIIYVHPNEYTIDDQKGIKEPVGMMGTKLEVETFILKAKKNILDTLRKVAWKSNFEIENFVFSPIASSYAVLEEEEINQGVFLMDIGMGTVDIAVWNKGSLIYADSFPIGGKYIINDLIKILRITSKKAKELLELFSNVYEEKDNNMEIEVEGIGERPSKKIKISFVKETIFARIEEIFERVKWYVEKVIEIEKLPAGIVLVGGIAKLKGITEVAENFFNVPCIVGKPKNFRGLSTDIITDPSYTAALGALKIGYILRTSGYSSLSRKIKKGFSISQIFRNIKYFFENF
- a CDS encoding FtsW/RodA/SpoVE family cell cycle protein, which gives rise to MGERNLILSVFILSLLSFIFLFSSNFYSWIFKGEKVFLETILKILSRNILNVISFLMGIIIPLSFLKSTRFLISWSLLFFLLVPIILDISIKNTYRWITFYDFTIQPSEIFKIGFLLQISNFLSEPKNPLRVSGFLTYFLLALIFLYLIPHFSMIVSIIFVTGTLIFLKGIKFKYFLIAFIILPLLLFSLIFIKKSYVMSRIKSYRSGEVVYQVKQAKIAISRGGIFGVGIGKGKIKYKFLPDLSKDFIFSLIAEETGFLGISILIFIYLVLIKSLIDNALLIEDEFFKTYVLGTVIFTFFNVFVHISVNLGILPVTGVPLPLISYGGSSGITYSFLFGSCYNIIANREILKEEKIELLWSRYS
- the murB gene encoding UDP-N-acetylmuramate dehydrogenase: MIVLTNKKFIKRNINLKNKNTLRISSTASFYAEPRNIDEIFDALEFAEKRGLKTLFIGGGSNILLPDGVFDVLVISTSSLKEFIYTDDGVIADAGVKFSELIKSLSEKGLGGLEFIAGIPATVGGAIYMNLGSMGKEISQYLKEVFVYENGFLKKLKREEIEFSYRKGYTKGIIISAYFKLEKKDKKVIKEEIISILNKKRETQPLEYPSAGCVFKNPSKEQPAGKLIELAGLKGLRIGGAEVSRKHANFIINVNNAKSSDIKEIIKIVQEKVYEKFGIKLKRELIYAEEILNER
- a CDS encoding UDP-N-acetylglucosamine--N-acetylmuramyl-(pentapeptide) pyrophosphoryl-undecaprenol N-acetylglucosamine transferase, encoding MVKVFIITGGTGGHIFPALEVKKFLESLNFKTYLLVSLKDNIDFNINYDFKFDSAPFKGQNFKKIFLNIFKILKGTFQSFLFTLKINPHMIFIFGSYASFPFFIPSLIMRKKIFVFEQNSIPGVVTKIFSKFSKKIFVSFKETEKFLRKKCILLSNPVRNLKLIPREKARRILNIPLDKRTILFLGGSQGAKKLIELSYKYSEITADTILTLAGKFYEEYKEKLKRENFYLFPFRNDMENFYSACDVVVSRSGAGAVFEILKIKKKAIFIPFPYAVDNHQYYNALFAKRYGTFKILIEEKMDPFILKKEIDEIFKEKENFKELPDWRKILKREIKSCYSSIQE
- the murD gene encoding UDP-N-acetylmuramoyl-L-alanine--D-glutamate ligase, whose protein sequence is MKNAIWGFGSSGKSVFSFMLKEGLKPFVIDKKFQNEHLLTLFDRIILSPGIPLNHHQFRNLIKNNKTIIPELEFGFNLINGKIIAITGTNGKTTTTQLIYNILKENLKDKKVFLGGNIGKPLTDLYYRDGIFVLEVSSFQLQFIKRFKPDIACILNISEDHLDSHNSFEEYKKSKLKIFKNMGEGDYLILNYEDENLKDIKKNNINILYVSLREKVNGIYYSQGKFMINLFDKREIIEDEFENFIGPGNKYNLAFSILVSYLMGINKEKIALILKKLKPLPHRLEIVKKENDILWINDSKSTNPHSVLYALKSFNSKNIILILGGKNKNISFDTIKEEVKKKVKKIILYGEAGEFLENNLSGLKEIKRVKTVKDAVYEAKRSSVKGDIVLFSPGLSSFDQYKNYAERGEDFKRWVKEI
- the ftsZ gene encoding cell division protein FtsZ yields the protein MIKLNESSIKPIRIKVLGIGGGGSNAVRYMTEKGVENVELIVANTDVQALNRIPVNIKIQLGKNITKGQGAGGDPEIGKKAAEESIEEIRNILKDADMIFLAAGLGGGTGSGGIPVIAKLCKEELNVLTTAVVTLPFLMEGPLRQRKALQALNELKNYVNSYIVIPNERLLKNGNENLPLKEAFKKVDEVLFQAVKGIVNVIQKPQYVNVDFADIKTVLKYGGKAVMGIGIAEGENRAKNAAREAIFSPLIDTEGVKHAKGVLLNIVGGNDLTIREINEVMDFVMNEVDSENTEIITGLDYSEEMEGKIEITLIASGISDTSEKREPNFHPFKDLNFTKFDENGNDEEPAILRRRGPSLNKEKIYYFDREKKEETEEI
- the murC gene encoding UDP-N-acetylmuramate--L-alanine ligase, with the protein product MLFVYTGIKKIHFVGIGGSGMSGMAEILKHMGFEITGSDIRKSETTKRLEVLGIKVFYKHSKENIKDQDLVVYSSAISMDNIEIKEAKKRGIPVIRRAEMLAELTKIKFSICITGAHGKSTTTTMISNLLKNAGLEPTTIVGGIIRGMDTGGIFGWGQFLVTEADESDRSFLHLFPSIGVITNIDKEHLDTYKTMKALKEAFKEFMLKVPFYGGIVYCGDDKNLRKIAEGVERKKISYGFKKFNDIYAYNINLKETRSEFEVKVKGENIGKFELNIPGMHNILNSLAAIGVSYLLKIPFYITKKTLMEFKGVKRRFEFKGIKKGIGLIDDYAHHPTEIKEFLRTAKNFWKNGRILVVFQPHRYTRTKILWKEIAESLSLADIVIVLPIYTAGEKKIKGVTHKLILRELKKYSNSVYDGEKNLKEKILNIVKEGDLICSVGAGNVYKIVEEIYDSIN